Proteins encoded within one genomic window of Thermococcus celer Vu 13 = JCM 8558:
- a CDS encoding ABC transporter ATP-binding protein: MIEAVKLTKYYPPPIKSPLDLKSLGDFLGKPREEIPALVDLNFKVKEGEIYGLLGPNGAGKTTLCKIASALVIPTGGHLYIDGYESVEEHNEVKGKIFTIFGGSRDLFGLFQWRVSVEKNLRFMAELWGIPKAETDRRINQALELLHLKEKRNEWYQKLSAGMRQKVYLALPLVLQPEVLILDEPTVYLDAFTRREVWNAILRLSKELGTTILLTTHNLREAESLCDRVLLFNRSKIAEGTPKELIEEVQTLKAERKIIAKIKGMVHPKDFDGITQKIEVQRNGEFTYLQLYFKNEDIKEVLGLLSRYKIVDVQTSQVTLEEVFTHLCKK; the protein is encoded by the coding sequence GTGATAGAGGCGGTTAAGCTAACCAAATACTACCCTCCCCCAATAAAGTCCCCCCTTGATTTGAAAAGTCTTGGGGATTTTCTTGGAAAGCCCAGGGAGGAAATCCCGGCTCTGGTTGATTTGAATTTCAAGGTTAAGGAAGGCGAGATATACGGTCTCCTCGGTCCGAACGGTGCTGGAAAAACCACGCTCTGCAAAATCGCCAGCGCCCTTGTTATACCTACGGGGGGACATCTCTACATTGATGGGTATGAATCGGTTGAAGAGCACAACGAAGTTAAGGGCAAAATATTTACCATCTTTGGGGGGAGCAGGGATTTATTCGGACTCTTTCAGTGGAGGGTGAGCGTGGAGAAGAATCTCAGGTTCATGGCTGAACTGTGGGGAATTCCCAAGGCAGAGACCGATAGAAGAATTAATCAAGCACTTGAATTACTCCACCTAAAAGAGAAACGGAACGAGTGGTATCAAAAACTCTCCGCTGGAATGAGACAGAAGGTTTACCTGGCGTTACCCTTAGTCCTCCAGCCTGAAGTTCTGATCCTCGACGAACCTACGGTTTATCTCGATGCTTTTACGAGAAGGGAAGTCTGGAATGCAATTTTGAGGCTTTCAAAAGAACTCGGAACAACAATACTATTGACGACCCATAATCTAAGAGAGGCTGAAAGTCTGTGCGACAGGGTTTTGCTATTCAACAGGAGCAAAATCGCCGAGGGGACCCCAAAAGAGCTCATTGAAGAAGTTCAGACCCTCAAAGCGGAAAGGAAAATCATTGCAAAGATTAAAGGAATGGTTCATCCCAAGGATTTTGATGGAATCACCCAAAAAATAGAAGTTCAACGCAATGGGGAGTTCACGTACCTCCAGCTGTACTTCAAAAATGAGGACATCAAAGAGGTGCTCGGTCTCCTATCCCGTTACAAAATTGTCGACGTTCAAACATCTCAAGTGACCCTCGAAGAGGTGTTCACTCACCTGTGCAAAAAATAG
- a CDS encoding helix-turn-helix transcriptional regulator codes for MRVSILREECENGKLVLLLKIEIEINNLHQHELSDLEGQVLDFILDNNEITQKELGELFGRANACRAVRNLEAMGLVRRERKGKTYVIRVV; via the coding sequence ATGAGAGTAAGTATCTTAAGGGAGGAGTGTGAAAACGGGAAACTCGTGTTGCTACTCAAGATTGAGATCGAGATAAACAACCTGCACCAGCACGAGCTGAGCGATTTGGAAGGGCAGGTATTGGACTTTATCCTTGATAACAATGAGATAACCCAGAAGGAATTGGGAGAGCTGTTCGGCAGGGCCAACGCCTGCAGGGCCGTCAGGAATCTTGAGGCTATGGGATTGGTTCGACGTGAAAGAAAGGGAAAAACGTACGTAATCAGGGTGGTTTAA
- a CDS encoding ABC transporter permease, translated as MIAIIYVLFFGLTIHLNLGVIIVILSGILLIFALDLFSAGFRIGTKAKQDPLNWFFNITAQLVSGLYFPPEALPWWLQPLSKIHPETYILQMGRLTMGGGYSLSRILPSLTNMLLITAIMLLVGYLTFRWGFNKARQLGTLGHT; from the coding sequence GTGATAGCAATAATCTATGTCCTCTTCTTCGGGTTAACCATCCACCTTAACCTTGGCGTTATAATCGTTATCCTGAGCGGAATATTGCTAATTTTCGCCCTCGACCTGTTTTCAGCCGGCTTTAGAATTGGCACTAAAGCGAAACAGGACCCGCTGAACTGGTTCTTCAACATTACCGCCCAGCTCGTCAGTGGTTTATACTTTCCACCCGAGGCTTTGCCATGGTGGCTTCAACCATTATCAAAAATCCATCCAGAGACGTATATCCTCCAGATGGGCAGGCTCACAATGGGTGGCGGCTACTCTTTATCTCGAATCCTTCCAAGCCTGACGAACATGCTCCTCATCACCGCCATAATGCTCCTCGTAGGATACCTGACTTTTAGATGGGGCTTTAACAAGGCGAGACAGCTGGGAACACTGGGACACACGTGA
- a CDS encoding RNA-guided endonuclease InsQ/TnpB family protein, translated as MPNETIKLTAKFKLKEIPDGLDGLFQTYREIVNTLITHAHENNITSFYRLKKETYKSLRKEYPELPSHYLYTACQMAAWIYKSYRKRKKKGKAKGRPVFRKEVIMLDDHLFKLDLDGKIIKLSTPNGRISLEFYPARYHEKFRGWKVGQAWLVKTPKGVFVNVVFSTEVEVGEAKTFVGVDLNENNVTLSLPDGEFVQIITHEREIRTGYFLKRRRIQKKFRAGKKREKLLEKYGGREKNRLNDLYHKIANKIVELAEEYGGIALEDLTNIRDSIRYSAEMNGRLHRWSFRKLQSIIEYKAKLRGVSVVFVDPAYTSSRCPVCGGKLSPNGYRRVKCECGFEADRDVVGSWNIRLRALKMWGVPVPPESHPMKMGGWKVSRNDVYKSYGQPERVPY; from the coding sequence ATGCCGAATGAAACGATAAAACTCACCGCAAAATTCAAGCTCAAAGAGATTCCAGACGGGTTAGATGGCCTATTCCAAACTTACCGAGAAATAGTGAACACCCTCATCACCCACGCTCACGAGAACAACATCACCAGCTTCTACAGGCTGAAAAAAGAAACGTACAAAAGCCTTCGCAAAGAGTACCCGGAACTACCAAGCCACTACCTCTACACGGCCTGCCAGATGGCCGCGTGGATTTACAAGAGTTACAGGAAGAGGAAGAAGAAGGGAAAGGCAAAGGGGAGGCCAGTCTTCAGGAAGGAAGTCATAATGCTCGATGATCATCTCTTCAAGCTCGACCTCGACGGAAAGATAATAAAACTCTCCACTCCTAACGGGAGGATTTCGCTGGAGTTTTACCCCGCAAGGTACCACGAGAAGTTCCGGGGCTGGAAGGTTGGGCAGGCCTGGTTGGTTAAAACCCCAAAAGGCGTCTTCGTGAACGTCGTCTTCTCCACGGAAGTTGAAGTTGGAGAAGCAAAGACTTTCGTCGGCGTTGACCTGAACGAGAACAATGTAACCCTGAGCCTCCCGGATGGTGAGTTCGTGCAAATCATCACTCATGAGCGTGAAATCAGGACGGGTTACTTCCTGAAGAGGCGGAGGATTCAGAAGAAGTTTAGGGCAGGCAAGAAGCGGGAGAAACTCCTCGAGAAGTATGGGGGAAGAGAAAAGAACAGGCTGAACGACTTGTACCACAAAATAGCGAATAAGATTGTTGAACTGGCGGAGGAATACGGTGGAATAGCTTTGGAGGACTTGACGAACATTCGGGATTCGATAAGGTATTCGGCTGAAATGAACGGGAGGCTTCACCGCTGGAGTTTCCGAAAGTTGCAGTCAATCATCGAGTACAAGGCGAAGTTGAGGGGCGTGAGTGTTGTTTTTGTTGATCCGGCTTACACTTCTTCCCGGTGCCCGGTATGTGGGGGAAAGTTAAGCCCGAATGGGTACCGGCGGGTGAAGTGTGAGTGTGGTTTTGAGGCTGATAGGGACGTTGTTGGGAGCTGGAACATCCGCTTGAGAGCCCTGAAGATGTGGGGAGTGCCCGTTCCCCCCGAAAGCCACCCGATGAAGATGGGAGGGTGGAAGGTTAGCCGTAACGATGTTTACAAAAGTTACGGCCAACCAGAACGGGTACCGTATTGA